From a single Nocardioides panacis genomic region:
- a CDS encoding isocitrate lyase/PEP mutase family protein, which produces MTDKPDTAVRASTLLALHQAPELLTVVNVWDVISAQVVTGVEGTRALATASHSIAASRGYEDGENIPVDEMIAEVGRIAAATHLPVSADLEGGYGNAPETIRKAIGVGIVGANLEDQMKPLAEAVAQVEAVMKAAAAEGVPDFVLNARTDAFVKAGDRDKAEVLADAVERGKAFLDAGAPVVFVPGRLDEAQISALVEAFGPQRLTTIAIPGTPSLARQAELGVARVSFGPLSQNVALTALAKLVEGVQQGEGVPADMRVLN; this is translated from the coding sequence GTGACCGACAAGCCCGACACCGCCGTCCGCGCCAGCACCCTGCTCGCCCTGCACCAGGCCCCCGAGCTGCTCACCGTCGTCAACGTCTGGGACGTCATCAGCGCCCAGGTCGTGACCGGCGTCGAGGGCACCCGGGCGCTCGCCACGGCCAGCCACTCGATCGCCGCCTCCCGCGGCTACGAGGACGGCGAGAACATCCCGGTCGACGAGATGATCGCCGAGGTCGGCCGGATCGCCGCCGCGACGCACCTGCCGGTGTCGGCGGACCTCGAGGGCGGCTACGGCAACGCCCCCGAGACGATCCGCAAGGCCATCGGCGTCGGCATCGTCGGGGCGAACCTCGAGGACCAGATGAAGCCGCTGGCCGAGGCGGTCGCCCAGGTCGAGGCCGTGATGAAGGCCGCGGCCGCCGAGGGCGTGCCGGACTTCGTGCTCAACGCGCGCACCGACGCGTTCGTCAAGGCCGGTGACCGGGACAAGGCGGAGGTGCTCGCCGACGCCGTCGAGCGCGGCAAGGCGTTCCTCGACGCCGGCGCCCCCGTGGTGTTCGTGCCCGGCCGGCTCGACGAGGCGCAGATCAGCGCCCTGGTCGAGGCGTTCGGTCCGCAGCGGCTGACCACGATCGCCATCCCCGGCACCCCGTCGCTGGCCCGGCAGGCCGAGCTCGGCGTGGCCCGGGTCTCCTTCGGCCCGCTGTCCCAGAACGTCGCGCTGACCGCGCTGGCCAAGCTCGTCGAGGGCGTGCAGCAGGGCGAGGGCGTGCCCGCGGACATGCGGGTCCTGAACTGA
- a CDS encoding aminopeptidase C: protein MHQPAPRPHDSTLSEQQARLTDEDLARYAKEFTTSPQNRLMQNAVAQRPVTDVALDRGVVTSIDTTVSHRLTDRKVSDQKKSGRCWLFAGLNLLRTGTAARLGVKDFEFSQNHLLFWDKMEKANHFLESVLDTRDRDVDDRTVAHLLSTPSEDGGQWNMFVALVEKHGLVPLSAMPETESSSHTAPMNEVLSQVLRKAARDLRTLADGGADLERLREHKESTLEAVHRLLSIHLGTPPQEFFWQWSDDEKNFHRDGVLTPRQFAERYLTVQLEDYVCVVHDPRPSSEPGRTYTVEYLGNVVGAPPVVYLNVGIDLLRTLAMDTIVGGEPVWFGCDTGKMSHSELGVWDAALYDYDGVYATDLSMPKADRLVYHDTLMTHAMLFVGVDVLDGAPRKWRVENSWGDTRGDKGLFTMNDSWFGEYVFEIAVRRDALPADLRGALDAAPVVLPAWDPMGALAR from the coding sequence ATGCATCAGCCAGCCCCTCGTCCCCACGACTCCACCCTCAGCGAGCAGCAGGCCCGGCTGACCGACGAGGACCTGGCGCGCTACGCCAAGGAGTTCACCACCTCCCCGCAGAACCGGCTGATGCAGAACGCGGTCGCCCAGCGGCCGGTGACCGACGTCGCCCTGGACCGGGGCGTGGTCACCTCCATCGACACGACGGTCTCCCACCGGCTCACCGACCGGAAGGTCTCCGACCAGAAGAAGAGCGGCCGCTGCTGGCTGTTCGCCGGCCTCAACCTGCTGCGCACCGGCACCGCCGCGCGGCTGGGGGTCAAGGACTTCGAGTTCTCCCAGAACCACCTGCTGTTCTGGGACAAGATGGAGAAGGCCAACCACTTCCTCGAGTCCGTGCTGGACACCCGGGACCGTGACGTCGACGACCGGACCGTGGCGCACCTGCTCTCGACGCCGTCCGAGGACGGCGGCCAGTGGAACATGTTCGTCGCGCTCGTCGAGAAGCACGGCCTGGTCCCGCTCTCCGCGATGCCCGAGACGGAGTCGTCCTCGCACACCGCGCCGATGAACGAGGTGCTCTCGCAGGTGCTGCGCAAGGCGGCGCGCGACCTGCGCACGCTCGCCGACGGCGGCGCGGACCTCGAGCGGCTCCGCGAGCACAAGGAGTCCACCCTGGAGGCCGTGCACCGGCTGCTGTCGATCCACCTGGGCACCCCGCCGCAGGAGTTCTTCTGGCAGTGGAGCGACGACGAGAAGAACTTCCACCGCGACGGCGTGCTCACCCCGCGGCAGTTCGCGGAGCGCTACCTCACCGTGCAGCTCGAGGACTACGTGTGCGTCGTGCACGACCCGCGCCCGAGCAGCGAGCCGGGCCGCACCTACACCGTGGAGTACCTCGGCAACGTCGTCGGCGCGCCGCCGGTGGTCTACCTCAACGTCGGGATCGACCTGCTGCGCACGCTCGCGATGGACACCATCGTGGGCGGCGAGCCGGTCTGGTTCGGCTGCGACACCGGCAAGATGTCCCACAGCGAGCTCGGCGTCTGGGACGCGGCGCTCTACGACTACGACGGCGTCTACGCGACCGACCTCTCGATGCCCAAGGCCGACCGGCTGGTCTACCACGACACGCTCATGACGCACGCGATGCTCTTCGTCGGCGTCGACGTGCTCGACGGCGCGCCCCGCAAGTGGCGGGTGGAGAACAGCTGGGGCGACACCCGCGGGGACAAGGGGCTGTTCACGATGAACGACAGCTGGTTCGGCGAGTACGTCTTCGAGATCGCCGTACGGCGCGACGCGCTGCCCGCCGACCTGCGGGGAGCGCTGGACGCCGCACCGGTCGTGCTGCCCGCGTGGGACCCGATGGGCGCCCTGGCCCGCTGA
- a CDS encoding MEDS domain-containing protein: protein MHRTGHILLLHHSEGERMRYVADWFAAGVATDDLLVYVDVDGRGAEALTADLVARGFGAERARRDGRLEIVSLEDLRGVHGCRDGRVSDPAGFAGVRVAVRADAVARRLDPAAYRALEHDLARLCRRSRVSVLCQYDGRTTGRDQLAVALGLHPDWVCASDLSLRHRDHVIQVEGLLSTPNAALLARSLDRMTEDLGTEKVLALDLRQADALTPGACEALLEGTRGFRERGGHVRCGLPPDRAWGRVLSHLLSPDDDSFELA, encoded by the coding sequence ATGCATCGCACGGGGCACATCTTGCTGTTGCACCACTCGGAGGGTGAGCGGATGCGCTACGTCGCGGACTGGTTCGCGGCCGGCGTGGCCACCGACGACCTGCTCGTCTACGTCGACGTGGACGGTCGCGGCGCGGAGGCGCTGACCGCCGACCTGGTCGCCCGCGGCTTCGGTGCCGAACGTGCGCGGCGCGACGGTCGACTGGAGATCGTCTCGCTGGAGGACCTCCGGGGCGTGCACGGGTGCCGGGACGGCCGGGTCTCGGACCCCGCGGGGTTCGCGGGGGTGCGGGTGGCGGTGCGCGCCGACGCGGTCGCCCGCCGCCTCGACCCCGCCGCCTACCGCGCCCTCGAGCACGACCTGGCCCGGCTGTGCCGGCGCAGCCGGGTCTCCGTCCTGTGCCAGTACGACGGGCGCACGACCGGGCGCGACCAGCTGGCCGTCGCGCTCGGCCTGCACCCGGACTGGGTCTGCGCCTCCGACCTCAGCCTGCGGCACCGGGACCACGTCATCCAGGTCGAGGGGCTGCTGAGCACGCCCAACGCTGCGCTGCTGGCCCGCTCCCTGGACCGGATGACCGAGGACCTCGGCACGGAGAAGGTCCTCGCCCTGGACCTGCGCCAGGCCGACGCGCTCACCCCCGGCGCCTGCGAGGCCCTCCTCGAGGGCACGCGCGGCTTCCGCGAGCGGGGCGGTCACGTCCGGTGCGGGCTGCCTCCGGACCGTGCCTGGGGCCGGGTGCTGAGCCACCTGCTGAGCCCCGACGACGACAGCTTCGAGCTGGCCTGA
- a CDS encoding LysR substrate-binding domain-containing protein, with product MDDKAGAFRVGFATGVMPDKWARVWSERMPRRTLDLVPLQDRDGVAMVRAGELHMCLVRLPVDREGLHLIPLYDEQPVVVVAKEHPVAAYAEIDVADLADEHLLQDPDDVPEWRDVAAEVRDGSRYPVPTLSLREAVESVAADAGIVIVPMSVARLHHRKDVVAVPVTGVPTTKVGLTWPVDATDDRYEAFIGVVRGRRATSTRGR from the coding sequence ATGGACGACAAAGCGGGCGCCTTCCGGGTCGGGTTCGCGACCGGCGTGATGCCCGACAAGTGGGCGCGGGTGTGGTCCGAACGGATGCCCCGTCGCACCCTCGACCTGGTGCCCCTCCAGGACCGGGACGGCGTCGCGATGGTCCGCGCCGGCGAGCTGCACATGTGCCTGGTGCGGCTCCCCGTCGACCGCGAGGGCCTGCACCTGATCCCGCTGTACGACGAGCAGCCGGTGGTCGTGGTCGCCAAGGAGCACCCCGTCGCGGCGTACGCCGAGATCGACGTCGCCGACCTGGCCGACGAGCACCTGCTGCAGGACCCCGACGACGTCCCGGAGTGGCGCGACGTGGCCGCGGAGGTGCGCGACGGCAGCCGCTACCCGGTGCCGACGCTGTCGCTGCGGGAGGCCGTGGAGAGCGTCGCCGCGGATGCCGGCATCGTGATCGTGCCGATGTCGGTGGCCCGGCTGCACCACCGCAAGGACGTCGTCGCCGTCCCGGTGACCGGCGTGCCGACCACCAAGGTCGGGCTGACCTGGCCGGTGGACGCCACCGACGATCGGTACGAGGCGTTCATCGGCGTGGTCCGCGGCCGCCGCGCCACCAGCACCCGCGGCCGCTAG
- a CDS encoding AAA family ATPase, translating into MTSALPGPYLVLRETHCAGLLLVGDRALKFKKPVDLGFLDFSTRPLRAEACRREVELNQRFSPDVYLGVGEVSLPDGTREPIVVMRRMPDDRRLAHLVTRGVDVRDDLRALARRLAAVHAAGRRRPEIDEQASLHRLRARWEDSFRVVRAHLGPSSPGDVAAAVDEVERLATRFLDGRQVLFDGRVRSGCAVDGHGDLIADDVFCLPDGPRALDCLEFDDRLRFLDRLDDACFLAMDLEHLGAPDLGLFFVDLYAEFSGDDAPPALVHHYIAYRAFVRAKVAFLRGDQGVETSAEIAAYLGVAQRHLAAGAVTLVLVGGPPGSGKTTIGSHVADRLGMVLVGSDRVRKELAGLDPTLPAGAGFGSGLYTDAHTRRTYAELLRRAELLLGRGESVVLDATWTHEDDRRAARLAAERSRADLVEIRCATGPDLARERVETRPAGRDARSDADADVATRLRSAADRWPDACLVDTSGPLAGSVEDAVAAVRPAGVVPRPGPPRRRTFVTPD; encoded by the coding sequence ATGACGTCCGCCCTGCCGGGCCCGTACCTGGTGCTGCGCGAGACGCACTGCGCCGGCCTGCTGCTCGTCGGCGACCGGGCCCTGAAGTTCAAGAAGCCGGTGGACCTCGGGTTCCTGGACTTCTCCACCCGTCCGCTGCGGGCCGAGGCCTGCCGTCGGGAGGTCGAGCTCAACCAGCGGTTCTCGCCGGACGTGTACCTCGGCGTCGGGGAGGTGAGCCTGCCCGACGGCACCCGGGAGCCGATCGTGGTCATGCGCCGGATGCCCGACGACCGGCGGCTCGCGCACCTGGTCACCCGGGGCGTGGACGTGCGGGACGACCTCCGGGCCCTGGCCCGCCGGCTGGCCGCGGTGCACGCCGCCGGCCGGCGCCGCCCGGAGATCGACGAGCAGGCCTCGCTGCACCGGCTGCGGGCCAGGTGGGAGGACAGCTTCCGGGTGGTGCGCGCGCACCTCGGCCCGTCCTCGCCGGGCGACGTCGCCGCCGCCGTCGACGAGGTCGAACGCCTGGCCACCCGGTTCCTGGACGGCCGGCAGGTCCTGTTCGACGGCCGGGTCCGGAGCGGCTGCGCGGTCGACGGGCACGGCGACCTGATCGCCGACGACGTGTTCTGCCTGCCGGACGGTCCGCGCGCCCTGGACTGCCTGGAGTTCGACGACCGGCTGCGCTTCCTCGACCGCCTCGACGACGCGTGCTTCCTGGCCATGGACCTCGAGCACCTCGGCGCCCCGGACCTCGGCCTGTTCTTCGTCGACCTCTACGCCGAGTTCTCCGGGGACGACGCGCCGCCCGCCCTCGTGCACCACTACATCGCCTACCGCGCGTTCGTCCGGGCGAAGGTGGCGTTCCTGCGCGGGGACCAGGGTGTCGAGACCTCGGCGGAGATCGCGGCCTACCTCGGGGTCGCGCAGCGTCACCTCGCCGCCGGGGCGGTCACCCTGGTGCTGGTCGGCGGTCCGCCGGGCTCGGGGAAGACGACCATCGGCTCGCACGTGGCCGACCGCCTCGGGATGGTCCTGGTCGGCTCCGACCGGGTCCGCAAGGAGCTCGCCGGCCTCGACCCGACCCTTCCGGCGGGGGCGGGCTTCGGCTCCGGGCTCTACACCGACGCCCACACCCGGCGCACGTACGCCGAGCTGCTGCGCCGGGCGGAGCTGCTGCTGGGGCGCGGCGAGTCCGTGGTCCTGGACGCCACCTGGACGCACGAGGACGACCGGCGGGCGGCCCGCCTGGCGGCAGAGCGGTCCCGGGCGGACCTCGTCGAGATCCGGTGCGCCACCGGCCCGGACCTGGCCCGCGAGCGGGTCGAGACCCGCCCCGCCGGACGGGACGCCCGCTCCGACGCGGACGCCGACGTCGCGACCCGTCTGCGCTCGGCGGCGGACCGATGGCCGGACGCCTGCCTCGTGGACACCTCGGGGCCCCTCGCCGGGTCCGTCGAGGACGCGGTCGCCGCGGTGCGTCCCGCCGGGGTCGTTCCGCGCCCCGGGCCGCCCCGGCGCCGTACGTTCGTGACGCCCGACTGA
- a CDS encoding LLM class flavin-dependent oxidoreductase, whose translation MAQDPSLPDPALVVLVGASGAGKSTWAQARFRSAEIVSSDDLRGVVGSGRHDLDASGDAFALLDLIVAGRVRRGLTTVVDTLGLDVVRRREWLDLARAHGLPAVAVGFETPPALCRSRNAARDRPVPARVLTEQLRAFRGLALDAEGWDRVATVTTDEPAAAPVPQGPQTRSPRPRSGLDVVLQVSRFPWGEDPAAWLTGVARAADEAGFAGLALMDHLIQVPQVGTAWEPIPEPWVTLGLLAGLDTGLRLGTLVSPVTFRPPGITAKTVATLDVISGGRAFCGVGAGWWEREHLAFGLPFPPPAERLDLLETAIETMRALWATGTRPYDGQRVVLPETTCYPRPVHDVPVLVGGAGERRTLRIAARLADGCNVPVDVVEEKAAVLRRHCEEAGRDPAEVAVTVLDLPVVGRDRDDVWERVERLRGRTAAATYARRHHAGTPPQHRDRYRVLEERGVHTVFAALPDLGRPEDLLDVAAMLP comes from the coding sequence ATGGCGCAGGACCCGTCCCTCCCCGACCCGGCGCTCGTGGTGCTCGTGGGCGCCTCCGGTGCCGGCAAGTCGACGTGGGCGCAGGCGCGGTTCCGGTCCGCGGAGATCGTCTCCTCCGACGACCTGCGCGGCGTGGTCGGCAGTGGCCGCCACGACCTGGACGCCTCCGGTGACGCCTTCGCGCTGCTGGACCTGATCGTCGCCGGGCGGGTGCGGCGCGGGCTGACCACCGTCGTGGACACGCTGGGCCTCGACGTCGTACGACGCCGGGAGTGGCTCGACCTGGCCAGGGCGCACGGCCTGCCGGCGGTGGCGGTGGGCTTCGAGACCCCGCCGGCCCTGTGCCGCAGCAGGAACGCGGCGCGGGACCGGCCGGTGCCCGCGCGGGTGCTGACCGAGCAGCTCCGGGCGTTCCGCGGGCTCGCGCTGGACGCCGAGGGCTGGGACCGGGTCGCGACGGTCACCACCGACGAGCCGGCCGCCGCACCCGTCCCGCAGGGACCGCAGACAAGGTCGCCGCGCCCCCGGTCGGGGCTCGACGTCGTGCTCCAGGTGTCGCGCTTCCCCTGGGGCGAGGACCCGGCAGCCTGGCTCACCGGGGTCGCCCGCGCCGCCGACGAGGCCGGGTTCGCCGGCCTCGCGCTGATGGACCACCTGATCCAGGTCCCGCAGGTGGGGACGGCGTGGGAGCCGATCCCGGAGCCCTGGGTCACCCTGGGCCTGCTGGCGGGGCTCGACACCGGGCTGCGGCTCGGCACGCTGGTCTCCCCCGTCACCTTCCGGCCGCCGGGGATCACCGCCAAGACCGTCGCCACCCTCGACGTGATCTCCGGCGGCCGCGCGTTCTGCGGCGTCGGCGCGGGCTGGTGGGAGCGCGAGCACCTCGCCTTCGGGCTGCCGTTCCCGCCGCCCGCCGAGCGGCTGGACCTGCTCGAGACGGCGATCGAGACGATGCGCGCGCTGTGGGCCACCGGCACCCGGCCGTACGACGGGCAGCGGGTCGTCCTGCCCGAGACCACGTGCTACCCGCGGCCGGTCCACGACGTGCCGGTGCTCGTGGGCGGCGCCGGCGAGCGTCGCACGCTCCGGATCGCGGCCCGGCTCGCCGACGGCTGCAACGTGCCCGTCGACGTCGTGGAGGAGAAGGCCGCGGTGCTGCGCCGGCACTGCGAGGAGGCCGGCCGGGACCCCGCCGAGGTGGCCGTCACGGTGCTCGACCTGCCGGTCGTGGGGCGGGACCGCGACGACGTGTGGGAGCGGGTCGAGCGGCTGCGCGGGCGCACGGCGGCCGCGACGTACGCCCGGAGGCACCACGCGGGCACGCCCCCGCAGCACCGGGACCGCTACCGGGTGCTCGAGGAGCGCGGCGTGCACACCGTCTTCGCGGCGCTGCCCGACCTGGGCAGGCCCGAGGACCTGCTGGACGTCGCCGCGATGCTGCCCTGA
- a CDS encoding GuaB1 family IMP dehydrogenase-related protein — translation MQFLNETSPGYDLTYNDVFMVPRRSDVASRYDVDLSTSDGTGTTIPLVVANMTAVAGRRMAETVARRGGITVIPQDIPFAVVRDVVSWVKQRHLVFDTPITLEPHQTVGDAMALLPKRSHRAAFVVDDGRPVGVLTHDDCTEVDRFTQVHQVMSANPLTLPDTVEPREAYDRLEQARRRLAPVVDADGRLVGVLTKTLALRSTLYVPAVDARGRLRVAAALGVNGDVKARAADLLEAGADCLVVDTAHGHQDRMVQALQAVRSLDPQVPVAAGNVVSADGVRELVEAGADIVKVGVGPGAMCTTRMMTGVGRPQFSAVLECAAAARELGRHVWADGGVRYPRDVALALAAGASAVMIGSWFAGTHESPGDLHVDADGRAFKESFGMASARAVANRTSTDSSFDRARKGLYEEGISSSRMYLQPDRPGVEDLIDEICSGVRSAATYAGARSLAELHERACIGIQSAAGFSEGRPLPIGW, via the coding sequence GTGCAGTTCTTGAACGAGACCTCCCCGGGCTACGACCTCACCTACAACGACGTCTTCATGGTGCCGCGCCGGTCGGACGTGGCGTCGCGCTACGACGTCGACCTGTCCACCAGCGACGGGACGGGTACGACGATCCCGCTCGTCGTCGCGAACATGACGGCCGTCGCCGGCCGTCGGATGGCCGAGACGGTCGCGCGACGCGGCGGGATCACGGTGATCCCGCAGGACATCCCGTTCGCCGTGGTCCGCGACGTGGTGTCGTGGGTCAAGCAGCGGCACCTGGTGTTCGACACCCCGATCACCCTCGAGCCGCACCAGACCGTGGGCGACGCCATGGCGCTGCTGCCCAAGCGGTCGCACCGGGCCGCGTTCGTCGTCGACGACGGTCGGCCGGTGGGCGTGCTCACCCACGACGACTGCACCGAGGTGGACCGGTTCACCCAGGTGCACCAGGTGATGTCGGCCAACCCGTTGACGCTGCCGGACACCGTCGAGCCCCGGGAGGCCTACGACCGGCTGGAGCAGGCCCGCCGCCGGCTGGCCCCGGTGGTCGACGCCGACGGCCGGCTGGTCGGGGTGCTGACCAAGACCCTGGCACTGCGTTCGACGCTCTACGTCCCCGCGGTCGACGCCCGCGGACGGCTCCGGGTGGCGGCCGCGCTCGGCGTGAACGGCGACGTCAAGGCCAGGGCCGCCGACCTCCTCGAGGCGGGCGCCGACTGCCTGGTCGTGGACACCGCGCACGGCCACCAGGACCGGATGGTCCAGGCGCTCCAGGCGGTCCGGTCCCTCGACCCGCAGGTCCCGGTCGCGGCCGGCAACGTGGTCTCGGCCGACGGCGTCCGGGAGCTGGTCGAGGCCGGCGCGGACATCGTCAAGGTCGGCGTCGGGCCCGGCGCGATGTGCACGACCCGGATGATGACCGGCGTCGGGCGTCCCCAGTTCTCCGCGGTCCTGGAGTGCGCCGCCGCCGCCCGCGAGCTCGGCAGGCACGTCTGGGCCGACGGGGGAGTCCGCTACCCCCGCGACGTCGCGCTGGCGCTGGCCGCCGGCGCCTCCGCGGTGATGATCGGCTCCTGGTTCGCCGGCACCCACGAGTCGCCCGGCGACCTGCACGTGGACGCCGACGGCCGGGCCTTCAAGGAGTCCTTCGGGATGGCGTCGGCCCGCGCCGTCGCGAACCGCACGTCCACCGACAGCTCGTTCGACCGGGCCCGCAAGGGGCTCTACGAGGAGGGCATCTCCTCCTCCCGGATGTACCTCCAGCCAGACCGTCCCGGCGTCGAGGACCTCATCGACGAGATCTGCTCCGGGGTGCGGTCCGCCGCGACGTACGCCGGGGCCCGCTCGCTCGCCGAGCTGCACGAGCGCGCCTGCATCGGCATCCAGTCCGCCGCCGGCTTCAGCGAGGGCCGCCCGCTGCCGATCGGCTGGTAA
- a CDS encoding acetate--CoA ligase family protein — protein MEIPGLSGAARGRLEAVATGAAGVANPVDLGAGAGPESFGRAAACLAGSGEVDALLVITASTAVTDTDGALAALEAALDQAPGLPYLSVVVGTSTPAPGRRATRFRSVDAAVRSFGHAQRHAAWLRSAPERVRLRAEAVGAEDRAASSAGSGEGRWLDAAQAEELLASAGVRPAPYAVVRTVRDVAEAVRRLGLPLAVKSADPALVHKTEARQVRTGLRTRRAVTDAVRAVREAARDPHAPVLLQRQVAGPELALGVTRDPTFGPLVMVASGGTRLDLWDDQVFLMPPLDRADVAAALASLRTWPLVTGFRGGRALDVDAVVELVLRLGRWVLEHPEVEELDLNPVMVTDDGPVCVDAKVRARG, from the coding sequence GTGGAGATCCCCGGCCTGTCCGGTGCCGCCCGGGGCCGCCTCGAGGCGGTGGCGACGGGTGCCGCCGGCGTGGCCAACCCGGTGGACCTCGGTGCGGGCGCCGGGCCGGAGAGCTTCGGCCGGGCGGCCGCCTGCCTGGCCGGCAGTGGCGAGGTCGACGCGCTGCTCGTCATCACCGCGTCGACCGCCGTCACCGACACCGACGGGGCGCTGGCCGCGCTCGAGGCGGCCCTCGACCAGGCGCCGGGGCTGCCGTACCTGAGCGTCGTCGTCGGGACGTCGACCCCCGCTCCCGGCCGGCGCGCGACGCGGTTCCGCAGCGTGGACGCCGCGGTGCGGTCCTTCGGCCACGCGCAGCGGCACGCCGCCTGGCTCCGCTCGGCCCCGGAGCGGGTCCGGCTGCGCGCCGAGGCGGTCGGCGCCGAGGACCGCGCGGCGTCGTCCGCGGGATCGGGCGAGGGCCGGTGGCTGGACGCCGCGCAGGCCGAGGAGCTCCTCGCGTCCGCGGGCGTCCGGCCCGCGCCGTACGCCGTGGTCCGGACCGTCCGCGACGTCGCGGAGGCCGTGCGGCGGCTCGGGCTGCCGCTCGCGGTCAAGTCCGCCGACCCGGCGCTGGTGCACAAGACCGAGGCCCGGCAGGTCCGCACCGGGTTGCGCACCCGCCGCGCGGTGACCGACGCCGTGCGCGCGGTCCGGGAGGCGGCGCGGGACCCGCACGCCCCGGTCCTCCTGCAGCGCCAGGTCGCCGGACCCGAGCTGGCGCTGGGCGTGACCCGCGACCCGACGTTCGGTCCCCTGGTGATGGTCGCCAGCGGGGGCACCCGCCTGGACCTGTGGGACGACCAGGTGTTCCTGATGCCGCCGCTGGACCGGGCCGACGTGGCGGCCGCGCTGGCCTCGTTGCGGACCTGGCCGTTGGTGACCGGCTTCCGGGGCGGTCGGGCGCTGGACGTGGACGCCGTGGTGGAGCTGGTCCTCCGGCTCGGGCGGTGGGTGCTCGAGCACCCGGAGGTCGAGGAGCTCGACCTGAACCCGGTGATGGTGACCGACGACGGGCCGGTCTGCGTGGACGCGAAGGTCCGGGCGCGCGGCTGA
- a CDS encoding dienelactone hydrolase family protein has product MSALDSWSRGSHTHDGTTHPTYRKGSGPGVVIIHEIPGMSPEVIGFADEVVAAGHTVVMPHLFGEPGAPATGAQVAKVLPKLCVNKEFTKLATGETTPVAGWLRSLARDLHAELGGPGVGALGMCFTGGFALAMMVDDSVAAPVLCQPSAPFAIGRRRGADLNLSPADLEIVKRRAAQGCSVLGLRYRKDPATGTRFDTLRHELGDNFIAVEFEGRGHAVLTAHRQQEAVDRVLAFFGERLTAAAG; this is encoded by the coding sequence ATGAGCGCACTCGACTCCTGGTCACGCGGCAGTCACACCCACGACGGCACCACCCACCCGACCTACCGCAAGGGCAGCGGGCCGGGCGTCGTGATCATCCACGAGATCCCCGGGATGAGCCCGGAGGTGATCGGGTTCGCCGACGAGGTGGTGGCGGCCGGCCACACCGTGGTCATGCCGCACCTGTTCGGCGAGCCGGGTGCGCCCGCCACCGGGGCGCAGGTCGCCAAGGTGCTCCCGAAGCTGTGCGTGAACAAGGAGTTCACCAAGCTCGCGACGGGGGAGACCACCCCGGTCGCCGGCTGGCTCCGGTCGCTGGCCCGGGACCTGCACGCCGAGCTCGGCGGACCGGGCGTCGGCGCGCTCGGGATGTGCTTCACCGGCGGCTTCGCGCTCGCGATGATGGTCGACGACTCGGTCGCCGCACCGGTGCTCTGCCAGCCCAGCGCGCCGTTCGCGATCGGCAGGCGGCGCGGCGCCGACCTGAACCTCTCCCCGGCGGACCTGGAGATCGTCAAACGCCGCGCCGCCCAGGGCTGCTCGGTGCTCGGGCTGCGCTACCGGAAGGACCCGGCCACCGGGACCCGGTTCGACACCCTGCGCCACGAGCTGGGCGACAACTTCATCGCCGTCGAGTTCGAGGGCAGGGGGCACGCCGTCCTCACCGCCCACCGCCAGCAGGAGGCCGTGGACCGGGTCCTCGCGTTCTTCGGCGAGCGGCTGACCGCCGCGGCGGGCTAG
- a CDS encoding universal stress protein, with product MPHAPIVVGIESTDAAAEALRWAAWESQRTQAPLVVVHAYEPEPTEGAPRGLAATRESVARSWATHWVRDALSECAALPWRTHLVVAPDSPGDALLRLSRDAALLVLGNRAGQGSPPSPLAALCERSAGCPVVLVPLPDPPAGPASGDPSSHASARA from the coding sequence ATGCCGCACGCACCGATCGTGGTGGGGATCGAGAGCACGGACGCCGCCGCCGAGGCTCTGCGCTGGGCCGCCTGGGAGAGTCAGCGGACGCAGGCGCCGCTGGTCGTGGTGCACGCCTACGAGCCGGAGCCGACCGAGGGCGCCCCGCGCGGCCTGGCCGCCACCCGGGAGTCGGTGGCCCGGTCCTGGGCCACCCACTGGGTGCGCGACGCCCTGTCGGAGTGCGCCGCCTTGCCGTGGCGGACGCACCTGGTGGTCGCCCCCGACTCCCCCGGCGACGCGTTGCTGCGGCTCTCCCGGGACGCCGCGCTGCTCGTGCTGGGCAACCGGGCCGGCCAGGGGTCGCCCCCCTCGCCGCTGGCCGCCCTCTGCGAGCGGTCCGCCGGCTGCCCGGTCGTCCTGGTGCCGCTGCCGGACCCACCCGCCGGGCCGGCGAGCGGTGACCCGAGCTCCCACGCCTCCGCCCGCGCGTGA